The DNA sequence CACCGGCGACTTCTGGCTCGGCACCGACAACTTCGGCCGCTCGGTGCTGCTGATGACCGTCTGGGGCAGCCGGATCTCCCTGCTCGTCGGGTTCTCCGCCGCGCTGCTGTCGGTCGTCATCGGCACCCTGATCGGCATCGCCGCCGCCCACTTCGGCGGCTGGGTGTCGGCGACGCTGCTGCGGTTCACCGACTTCTTCCTGGTCCTGCCGTCGCTGATCCTCGCGATCGCGCTCTCGGCGGTGCTGCCCAAGGGCGTCGGCACGATCATCGTCGCCATCGGCCTCACCGCCTGGCCCAGCACCGCCCGGCTGGTCCGGGCGCAGACGCTGACCATCGAAAGCCGCCCCTACATCGAGCGCGCCCACGCCCTCGGCGGCGGGCACCTGCACGTCATCGGCAAGCACGTCCTGCCCGGCGTGATGCCGCTGGTGCTGGCGAACACGACGCTGGTGGTCGGCAACGCCGTCATCGCCGACGCGACCCTGTCGTTCCTCGGCGTCGGCGACGCCAACTCCGTCAGCTGGGGCAAGGTGCTGGAAGACGCGCTCAACAACGGCGCCATCAGCCGCGGCGCCTGGTGGAACGTGCTCCCGCCGGGCATCGCGATCGTCCTCGTCGTCCTCTTCTTCACCCTGGTCGGCCGGGGCCTGGAGACCGTGCTCAACCCGAGGTTGAAGAAGTGACCACCCCGCTGCTCCGGCTCAAAGACCTCAACGTCACCTACGCGGTCGGCGACCAGGACGTCCCCGCCGTCCGCGGCGTCGACCTCACCCTCGACCCCGGCGGCACCCTCGGCGTCGCGGGGGAGTCCGGCTCGGGCAAGTCCACCGTCGCGATGAGCGTGCTGCGGCTCCTGCCGCGCACGGCCAAGATCACCGGCGAGATCGTCCTCGACGGCGAAGACGTCACCGCCATGAAGTGGGGCCGCCTGCGCGCGGTCCGCTGGGCCGAGGCGTCGGTGGTGTTCCAGGGCGCCATGCACGCCCTCAACCCGGTCCGCAAGATCGGCGAGCAGATCGCCGAGCCGATCCGGCTGCACCCGCCCGCCGGCAAGACCCTCACCGACGCCGAGGTGGACGCCCGCGTCGCCGAGCTGCTCGCCCAGGTCGACCTGCCCCCCGGCCGGGCCGGCGCCTACCCCCACGAGCTGTCCGGCGGGCAGAAGCAGCGCGTCATGATCGCGATGGCACTGGCCTGCTCGCCCCGGCTGATCATCGCCGACGAACCGACCACCGCCCTCGACGTCATCGTCCAGGCCCAGGTCCTCGCCCTGCTCTCGCGGCTGGTCGCCGAGCAGGACATCGGGCTGATCATGATCAGCCACGACCTGTCCGTGCTCGCCGCGACCTGTCAGCGGATCGCCGTGATGTACGACGGGGAGATCGTCGAAGAAGGCCCCAGCGCCGAGGTGATGGGGGCGCCGAAGCACGAGCACACCCGGGCGCTGGCCGCGGCGTTCCCGACCGTCGGCGACCCGGTGTCGCGCTTCGCTCCCGCCACCAGCAGCCCGCTGCCGCCCGAACCGGCGGACCGCGTCCCGGACGGCGAGCCGCTGCTGGCCGCGGAGAACCTGCGCGTGTCGTTCCGCGACCGCACCGGCAAGCGGATCGACGCCGTCGCCGGGGTCGACCTCACGGTCTCGCGCGACGAGATCGTCGCGCTGGTCGGCCAGTCCGGCTCCGGCAAGACCACCCTCGCCCGCACCCTGCTCGGCCTCCAGAAACCCGACTCCGGCGTGGTCCGCTACGCCGGCAAGCCGGTGCCGGCGGGCGGCGCCGGGCTCAAGGCCTACCGGCGGCAGGTCCAGCTGGTCCTGCAGGACCCGACGAGCGCGCTGAACCCGGCCCACACGGTCTACGAGGCCGTCGCGGAGGGCCCGCGGATCCACCAGCTCGCCGACGAACGCGACGTCGTCCACCGGGCCCTGGAGGCCGCGGAGCTGCGGCCGGCGGAGAAGTACGCCGACCGCCTCCCGCACCAGCTCTCCGGCGGCCAGCGCCAGCGCGTCGTCATCGCCGGGGCGCTCGCGCTGGAGCCGTCGCTGCTGGTGGCCGACGAACCGGTCGCGTCGCTGGACGCGTCGGTCCGCGGCGAGATCCTCGGGCTGCTGCTGCGGCTGCGCCGCGAACTCGGCCTCGCCGCGCTGGTGATCACCCACGACCTGGGCCTGGCCTGGAACATCGCCGACCGCGTCGCCGTGATGTACCGCGGCGAACTGGTCGAAACCGGGACCGTGGAACAAGTCCTGCTCGACCCGCACCACGAATACACGAAGTCCCTGCTGGCCGCCCTGCCCGGCGGCACGGCCCAGCGCCGCACCGTCGAAACCTGACACTGCGGGAACCCCGCCCGAGCGCGGTGTGTAATCTCCGAACGGAAATGGCGACCACCACCGACCCCGCACAGACGCCCTCGGCCGGACTGGCCGAGCGGCTCCGCGTGCCCTCGCGATTCCCGTACCGCACGATCGCGATGGGCACCGTCGGGAGCACCCTGCTCATGCTCGCCGCGTTCGGCGCGGGCGGCATCCTGATCAAGGACCCCGTGCTCGGCCATGGCCCGCTCTCGTGGATCCGCTACGGCCACGGGCGCATGCTCGCCAACGCCGTCCTCTACACCGGCTTCGGCCTCGTCGTGTGGGCCTGGGTCCGGCTCGGCCGCTACGTGCTGGCCGGCCGCATCGGCAGCCGCCCGATCCTGGTCGCCGCGGGCTGCTGGATGGCGCCGCTGCTCATCTCGCCGCCGCTGTTCACCCGCGACGTCTTCTCCTACCTCGGCCAGGGCGCCCAGCTGCTCTACGGGCTCGACCCGTACGCCAACGGCCCCGCCGAGCTCGACGTACTGCCGAACGTCGTCCAGAACGTCCACCCGCTCTGGCAGACCACGCCGGCGCCGTACGGGCCGCTGTTCCTGCTGATCTCCAAGGGTGTCGTCGCCACCACCGGCGACAACATGATCCTCGGCGTCATCCTGATGCGCGTCGTGCTGCTGGTGGGCCTGGCGGGCACGCTGTGGGCGCTCCCGCGGCTGGTCAAGCACCTCGGCGGCAAGCTCCCGGTCGCGCTGTGGCTCGCGGTGGCCAGCCCGATGATGGTGATCCACCTCTTCGGCGGCCCGCACAACGACCTGATGATGCTCGCCTTCCTCACCATCGGCGTCCTCGCCGCCCTGGAACGCAAGCACGTCGTCGCGGTGGTCCTGGTGACGATCGGCATGCTGATCAAGCCGACCGCCGCGATCGCCCTGCCGTTCATGGTGTGGATCTGGGCCAACCACCTCGAAGGCGAGTCGAAGGTCCGCAACTTCCTGCGCGCCGGCGCGGCGTCGGTGGGCCTGTTCCTGCCGGTGTTCGTCGCGGGCACGTGGATCTCGCTGGGCTCGCTGAACCTGGGCTGGTGGTCCGGGCTCAAGGCGCCCCAGCTGATCGCGAACTGGCTCAACATCCCGACCGGCATCGGCGAGGTGTTCTACAACCTGGTCCACCTCGTCGTGGACGTCCAGGTCTCGCCGTTCGTGACGGTCGCCCGCGCCGCGGGCATGCTCCTGCTGATCGCGTTCGGCGTCCGCCAGTGGTGGCTCGGCCGCGGCGGCGGCACCGAGGCCGTGTACCGGGCGGGCATCTCGCTGCTCGCGGTGGCGATCCTCATGCCGCCCACCCTGCCGTGGTACCTGACCTGGGGTTTCGTGCTGCTGTCGGCGTTCAAGTGGCAGCCCCGCCACCTCGCCCTGGTGGTGGCGGTGTCGGTGTTCGTGACACTGGTCTACTACCCGACCGGCGAGCAGGCCCTCTACGACTGGTGGTTCATCGCCCTGGTCGTGGTGGCCAGCCTGTACTCGGCGGCGTCACTGCTGCGCCCGGACCCGCTGGGCATCATCGACGCCTGGCGCCGCCCGGAGAAGTTCCTCCGCGACTAACCGGTCCAGCCACGCCAGGTGTGGACGGTCGTCACCACCACCGCGTGCTCCGGCGGCCGCTCCGCGTACTGCGGGTACTTCGCCACCAGCCACGACACCGGCTCCGCCCGCTCGGCGTCCGGCCGGATCCGCGCGGTGCCGTCCGCCCGCGCCCACCACAGCTGTGCCCAGTCCTCGGCGTAGCCGTCGGCCAGGAAGCACACCGCCGGGTTCTCCGCGATGTTGCGCAGCCGCCGCAGCGACGTCGTCGACTTCGGTTTGTGGTCCACGGCGAACACCACCTCGTCGCCGCGCACCGCGAACGTCACCGGCACCAGGTGCGGCACCCCGGCCGCCGACACCGTCGCCAGCCGCGCGACCCGCGCCGCGGCGAACCGCTCCCGGGCGTCTTCGGGGGTCATGTCAGCGCGGGGGAGTCGAACGTCAGCGTCCCCAGGTCCGCGTCCAAGGCCACCGGCACGCGCAGCGGCAACGTCGGCGACGACGCCACGTGCCCGAACCCGAACTCCTCGACCACCGGCACCCCCAGCGGCCCCAGCCGGTCCAGCACCAGCGAACGCACCTCCGCCGGGTCGCCGCACGCCGCCCACGAGCCCAGCACGATGCCCCGGACGCCGTCGAACCAGCCGCTGCGCAGCAGCTGCGTCAGCATCCGGTCCAGCCGGTACACGCTCTCGGTCACGTCCTCCAGCAGCACCACCGCGTCCCGGGCCGAACCCTGCTCCGGGGTGCCGAGCCCGGACGCCAGCAGCGACAGGTTCCCGCCCGTCAACGTCCCCGACGCCCGGCCCGGCACCAGGGCGGCGCCACCGCGGACCACCAGGTTCCGCTCCGGCTCGAACAACGCCCGCCGCAGGTGCTCCACGGCGAAGTCGTCGAACAGCACGCTCGCCGGCATCGGGGAGAACAAACTGGACAGTCCCAAGTGGACGTCCACTGCGCGGTGCAATGCCGTCACGTCCGAAGATCCGGCCAGCACCTTCGGGCCCGCGTCCCGCAACGCCGCCCAGTCCACCAGGTCCAGCACCCGCTGCGCCCCGTACCCGCCGCGCGCCGCCAGCACGCAGCGCACGCCCGGGTCCAGCCACGCCTCGGTGAACTCCGCCGCCCGCGCCGCGTCCGAACCCGACAGGTAGGGCGGCGATCCGGGCGAAGCACGCACGCACGGCCCGACCCGCACCTCGACGCCCCAGCCGCTCAGCACCGGGAGTGCCTTCTCCAGCAGGTCCGCCGGCACCGGCCCGGCCGGGGCGACCAGGGCCAGCGTGTCGCCGGCCCGCAACCGCGGCGGCCTCACCGGGACAGCTCCAGCCGCGCCACGCCCGGTGTCTCGAAGCCCAGCACCTGGCCGTAGAACGACAGCTCCGCCTCCAGCGCCGCCACGATCGTCTCCGCCTGCCGGAACCCGTGCTGCTCGCCCGGGAACCGCTGGTAGGCGTAGGGGATCCCGCGGCCGGCCAGCCCGGCCACGAACCGGTCCGCCTGCTCCGGCGGGCAGATCCGGTCCTCCAGGCCCTGCTGGAACAGCACCGGCCCGGCCAGCGCACCGGCGTTCGCCAGCGGCGACCGGTCGACGTACCGCTGCCGGGCCGAGGGCAGCGGCCCGACCAGCCCGTCCAGGTACCGCGACTCGAAGTCGTGCGTGTCGCCCTCGGTGCCGGTCCACCCGGCCAGGTCCAGCACCGGGTACATCACCGTGCCCGCCCGGTACGTCTTCGTCGTGGTCAGCGACGCCGCCGCGGTGAACCCGCCCGCGCTGCCGCCGCGGATCCCCAGCCGGTCGCCGTCGGCGAGCCCGGCCGCCACCAGCGCCTCGGCCACCGCGACGCAGTCGGCCACGTCCACCACGCCCCACTGCTCGCGCAGCCGCTCCCGGTAGGCCCGCCCGAACCCGGTCGACCCGCCGTAGTTCACCGCGGCCACGCCGATGCCGCGGCTGGTGAAGTAGGCGATCTCCAGGTCCAGCACGGGGAAGTGCTGCCCGGTCGGCCCCCCGTGGACCTGCACCAGCAGCGGCGGCAGCTCACCTTCGGGCGCCGAAAAATCCGGGTTCGCCGGCCGGTACAGCACCACCGGGACCTCGTCGCCGGCCGCCGTCGTGATCACCCGCTCCTGCGGCACCGGCAGGTACTCCGCCGGCAGCTCCGGCTGCGGTGTCAGATCCGTCACGACCGAGCCGGCCAGGTGCACCACCGCGGCTTCCCGCACCGGGCCCGCGGCCACCCCCACGAACCCGTCGCCGACCGCGGCGAACCCGCTCGACGACCACGCCGTCAGCTCCTCGCCGAGCGGCGTCACCGAGCCGTCCGCCTCGTCGAGCACCGCCAGCCGGCCGCCCGCCAGCACCGCGTACCGCCCGCCGCCGAGCGGGGCGAACCAGCGCGAACCCGCCTTCCACAGCGGCCCGCCCAGCTCCCGCTCGACCGGCGCCAGGTTCACCACCGACCCGTCGAGGCCGACCCGGTGCAGGTTCCACCAGCCGTCCGGGTCCAGCAGCGCCAGCAACGCCGCCGGCGTCTCCCACTCGACCTGGCACACCGAGACGTCCGCGCCGCCGGCCAGCACCTCGTGCGGCCCGAACGAGCCGTCCTCGGCCACCGGGGCCACGCACAGCTCGGTCCCGTCCCACGGCATGGCCGGGTGGTCCCAGCCGAACCAGGCCGCGTGCCGCCCGTCCGGCGACAGCTTCGCGACGGTCAGGAACCGGTGGCTCGCGGCCAGCACCCGCTCGCCGCCGCCGGACAGCGCGATCGCCACCAGCGCCCGCTCGACGTCGGTCGGCCGCGGCCCGGTGCTGCGTTCCCGCACCGCCCAAACCTCACCCGGCCGCCCGGCCCGCAGGTCGCCGTACCGCACGCCCTGGGGCTCCGCGGGCTCCGGTGTCAGCGGCACCACACCGGTTTCGCTCAGCGCGTAAACCCGCTGATCCGCCCAGTGCGTGAACACCACCACACCACTCGCGACCGCCCACGGCCGGCCGCCGTACTCGTGCAGCCGGTTGCGGACGTTCCACGGCGCCGGCAGGACGTCCTCGGTGCCGCCGGGAACGGCTTTCACCAGCGCGACCCGGCCCTGCTCACCGGGCCGCGCCTCGGCCCACCACACCTCGTCCCCGACGACGTCGAGCCACTGCGGGCCGCCACCGGCGGCGGCCACCTCGGCGGCGGTGATGGGCGAAGACCAGGTTCCGTACGGCGAGATCCGAGACACCCCCAGAGGCTAGCGGCCCGCGAAGGTGGGGCGGCGGATGCCGATCATGCGGGGGTGGCCTAGGGTCGACAGTGCTATGTCTCGCGTAATCCACGTCTTCCGCCAGCCGGATCGGTTCGTCGCCGGCACCGTCGGCGAGCCCGGCGATCGCACGTTCTACCTCCAGGCTTCCGAGGACGTGCGCACCATCAGCGTCACCATCGAAAAGCAGCAGGTGGTCGTCCTCGCGGAGCGCCTCAGCTCACTGCTCGAAGAGGTCGCCAGCCGCTTCGGCGCCGACGTACCCGACGACGTCCCCGAGGACCTCGTCGACGTCGACCCCCTCACCGTGCCGGTCGAGGAGGAGTTCCGCGTCGGCACCATGGGCCTGGGCTGGGACGCCGACAGCAGCGCCGTCGTCATCGAGCTGCTCGCCATCACCGAAGGCGAAGTCGACGAAACGGTCGTGCTCGACGACACCGAGGAGGGCCCGGACGCCGTCCGCGTCTTCCTCAGCCCGGCCGCCGCCCGCGCCTTCGCCGAGCGCGCCGACCGCGTCGTCAACGCCGGCCGCAAACCGTGCCCGCTGTGCGGGGAGCCGCTCGACCCGGCCGGCCACATCTGCCCGAGGCAGAACGGCTACCGGCGCGAGACCGACGCGGGCGAAGACTGACCATGGCCGCCACCCCCGCGGCGCAGCCCGACCCCGCCGACCCGGCCTCCCGCGACCTGGTCACCCACGGCCGCATCGACGTCGAAGGCCGGCTGGTGGACGCCTCCAACGTCACGCTGTTCTGCGCCATCGAGCTCGACGGCGTCACCGGCCGGGTCGTGTACAAGCCGGTGTCGGGGGAACGGCCGCTGTGGGACTTCCCCGACGGCACGCTGGCCGGCCGCGAAGTCGCCACCGCGATCATCGCCGACGCCACCGGCCTCGGCGCGATCCCGCCCACCGTGCTGCGCGACGGGCCGTTCGGTCCCGGCATGGTCCAGCTGTGGGTCGAGACCACCGAGGACGACCTCGTCGAGGTCCTCCCGCCCGCCGACCTGCCCGAGGGCTGGCGCCCGGTCCTGCACGCCCACGACCGCGACGGCGAGCCGGCGGTGCTGGCCCACGCCGACCACCCCGGGCTGCGCGACCTCGCCGTGCTCGACATCGTCGTCAACAACACCGACCGCAAGGGCGGGCACCTGCTGCCGGGCGTCGACGGCCGCGTCTACGGCGTCGACCACGGCATCTGCCTGCACACCGACCCGAAGCTGCGCACCGTCCTGTGGGGCTGGATCGGCGAGCCGGTGCCGCCGGACACCGTCGAGAAGCTCCGCAAGCTGCGTTCGGAGCTCGACGGCGGTCTCGGCGAGACCCTGGCCGAGCACATCACCGGGTTCGAGATCCGCGCGCTCGCCGAACGCACCGACCTGCTGCTCGCCGAAGGGATCTTCCCCGAGCCGGGCGACGACTGGCGCGCCATCCCGTGGCCCCTGTTCTGATCGACGCCGCCGCCCGGGCGCGGCTCGTCGGCCGTTTCGGCGCCGAACTGGCCGAACCCTGGTGCGACAGCTTCCCGGACCTGGTCGCCCGCCTCGGCGCGAAGTGGGGCCTGACCGTCCGCGAGGCCCGGCCCGGCAACACCGGCCGCACCCTCCTGTGCACGGGACCGGGTGGCGACCTGCACGTCCTCAAGCTCACGCCGGACCACGACGTCGCCCGGCTGGAGTTCGCCGGCCTGCGCGCCTGGGCCGGCTGCCCGCGGGCCGTGCAGGTCCTCGACACCGACCTCGACGCCGGCGCGATCCTGCTCGAAGGCCTGGTCCCCGGCACCGAACTGCGCGGCCGGGACGTTCCGTGGCCGGAGATCGGCGCGCTGCTCACCGAGCTGCACGGCGTCGCGCCCCCGACCGACCTGCCGCCGCTGACCGACCGGGTGACGTTCATGTACGACATCACCGAGCGCACCGTCCCCGGTTCCGCGGCCGAGCCGTACCTGACCCCGGAACTCCTCGCGCGGGCCCGGGCGCGCGCGATGGCGCTGGCCGGGGCCGGACCGGTCGCGGTCGTGCACGGCGACCTGCACCCGGGCAACGTCCTCGACGCCGGTCCGGGCCGCGGCCCGGTCGCCATCGACCCGCGGCCGAGCGTCGGCGACCCGGCCTTCGACCTCGCCGACTGGCTCTACCTGCCCCTGGCCGCGGGCGGCACACTGGACGACGGCCTCGAGGCGCTCCGGCCGCACCTGCCCGGCCTCGACGCCGCCCGCGCCCGCGCGTGGTGCGCGGCGCTGGCTCCGCTGGCCGCCCACGCGCCGCTGCGCCGGGGCGAGCGCACGCCGTTCACCGACGTGCTGCTGGAACTGGCCCGCTGACCGGCGTGGCACGACCCCTCCGGGTGCCTCGGCGCACTAGGTTGCCTGGTCGTGCGCTCCCACTCCTATGACGACGTGCTGGCCGGCCGACGCCGCAAGAAGGTGCCGGAGGTGCCCGCCGAACCCGGTCTCGTGGTCGAGGACCCGGTCAGCGGCTTCTGCGGCGCGGTGGTGAAGATCGAGTACGGCAACGTCGTGCTCGAAGACGCCAAGGGCCGCCACCGCGTCTTCCCGTTCGCCCCGGCCGGTTTTCTGCTGGAGGGCAAGCCGGTGACGCTGGTGCCGGTCAAAGCCCCGGCCAAGGCACCCGCCCGGCAGGTCTCGGCGTCCGGCTCGGTCAAGGTCCAGGGCCTGCAGGCCCGCGTCGCCCGCGACTCCCGCATCTGGGTCGAAGGCAAGCACGACGCCGAGCTCGTCGAACGCGTCTGGGGCCACGACCTGCGCGTCGAAGGCGTCGTCGTCGAACCGCTGGACGGTGTCGACGTCCTCGCCGACCGGATCGCCGAGTTCGGCACCGGCTCCGGCCGCCGGCTCGGCGTGCTGGTCGACCACCTCGTGCCCGGCAGCAAGGAGTCCCGACTCGTCGAGGCGATCCGCGACGAGAACGTGCTGGTCACCGGCCACCCCTACATCGACGTCTGGGAAGCCGTTCGGCCCGAGGCGGTCGGCATCCGGGCGTGGCCGAAGATCCCGCGCGGCACCGAGTGGAAGCAGGGGATCTGTGACGCGCTCGGCTGGGGGCAACCTTTCGAAGGCTGGCAACGTGTGCTGAGCGGGGTGAGCAGTTTCCGCGACCTCGAGACCCCGCTCATCGGGGCCGTGGAGCGGCTCATCGACTTCGTCACCGAACCCGCCGAGGAGGACTGAATGTCCGATTTGTCCAAGGTCACGCGAAGGTCACGTCCCGTCACTGCGCCGGTGCGATCCGGCGCGATCTGAGAGCATGAAGCCATGTCTTGGGCA is a window from the Amycolatopsis sp. cg9 genome containing:
- a CDS encoding TIGR03668 family PPOX class F420-dependent oxidoreductase codes for the protein MTPEDARERFAAARVARLATVSAAGVPHLVPVTFAVRGDEVVFAVDHKPKSTTSLRRLRNIAENPAVCFLADGYAEDWAQLWWARADGTARIRPDAERAEPVSWLVAKYPQYAERPPEHAVVVTTVHTWRGWTG
- a CDS encoding LD-carboxypeptidase → MRPPRLRAGDTLALVAPAGPVPADLLEKALPVLSGWGVEVRVGPCVRASPGSPPYLSGSDAARAAEFTEAWLDPGVRCVLAARGGYGAQRVLDLVDWAALRDAGPKVLAGSSDVTALHRAVDVHLGLSSLFSPMPASVLFDDFAVEHLRRALFEPERNLVVRGGAALVPGRASGTLTGGNLSLLASGLGTPEQGSARDAVVLLEDVTESVYRLDRMLTQLLRSGWFDGVRGIVLGSWAACGDPAEVRSLVLDRLGPLGVPVVEEFGFGHVASSPTLPLRVPVALDADLGTLTFDSPALT
- a CDS encoding prolyl oligopeptidase family serine peptidase; this encodes MSRISPYGTWSSPITAAEVAAAGGGPQWLDVVGDEVWWAEARPGEQGRVALVKAVPGGTEDVLPAPWNVRNRLHEYGGRPWAVASGVVVFTHWADQRVYALSETGVVPLTPEPAEPQGVRYGDLRAGRPGEVWAVRERSTGPRPTDVERALVAIALSGGGERVLAASHRFLTVAKLSPDGRHAAWFGWDHPAMPWDGTELCVAPVAEDGSFGPHEVLAGGADVSVCQVEWETPAALLALLDPDGWWNLHRVGLDGSVVNLAPVERELGGPLWKAGSRWFAPLGGGRYAVLAGGRLAVLDEADGSVTPLGEELTAWSSSGFAAVGDGFVGVAAGPVREAAVVHLAGSVVTDLTPQPELPAEYLPVPQERVITTAAGDEVPVVLYRPANPDFSAPEGELPPLLVQVHGGPTGQHFPVLDLEIAYFTSRGIGVAAVNYGGSTGFGRAYRERLREQWGVVDVADCVAVAEALVAAGLADGDRLGIRGGSAGGFTAAASLTTTKTYRAGTVMYPVLDLAGWTGTEGDTHDFESRYLDGLVGPLPSARQRYVDRSPLANAGALAGPVLFQQGLEDRICPPEQADRFVAGLAGRGIPYAYQRFPGEQHGFRQAETIVAALEAELSFYGQVLGFETPGVARLELSR
- the mptB gene encoding polyprenol phosphomannose-dependent alpha 1,6 mannosyltransferase MptB translates to MATTTDPAQTPSAGLAERLRVPSRFPYRTIAMGTVGSTLLMLAAFGAGGILIKDPVLGHGPLSWIRYGHGRMLANAVLYTGFGLVVWAWVRLGRYVLAGRIGSRPILVAAGCWMAPLLISPPLFTRDVFSYLGQGAQLLYGLDPYANGPAELDVLPNVVQNVHPLWQTTPAPYGPLFLLISKGVVATTGDNMILGVILMRVVLLVGLAGTLWALPRLVKHLGGKLPVALWLAVASPMMVIHLFGGPHNDLMMLAFLTIGVLAALERKHVVAVVLVTIGMLIKPTAAIALPFMVWIWANHLEGESKVRNFLRAGAASVGLFLPVFVAGTWISLGSLNLGWWSGLKAPQLIANWLNIPTGIGEVFYNLVHLVVDVQVSPFVTVARAAGMLLLIAFGVRQWWLGRGGGTEAVYRAGISLLAVAILMPPTLPWYLTWGFVLLSAFKWQPRHLALVVAVSVFVTLVYYPTGEQALYDWWFIALVVVASLYSAASLLRPDPLGIIDAWRRPEKFLRD
- a CDS encoding aminoglycoside phosphotransferase family protein, coding for MAPVLIDAAARARLVGRFGAELAEPWCDSFPDLVARLGAKWGLTVREARPGNTGRTLLCTGPGGDLHVLKLTPDHDVARLEFAGLRAWAGCPRAVQVLDTDLDAGAILLEGLVPGTELRGRDVPWPEIGALLTELHGVAPPTDLPPLTDRVTFMYDITERTVPGSAAEPYLTPELLARARARAMALAGAGPVAVVHGDLHPGNVLDAGPGRGPVAIDPRPSVGDPAFDLADWLYLPLAAGGTLDDGLEALRPHLPGLDAARARAWCAALAPLAAHAPLRRGERTPFTDVLLELAR
- a CDS encoding DUF3097 domain-containing protein, with product MRSHSYDDVLAGRRRKKVPEVPAEPGLVVEDPVSGFCGAVVKIEYGNVVLEDAKGRHRVFPFAPAGFLLEGKPVTLVPVKAPAKAPARQVSASGSVKVQGLQARVARDSRIWVEGKHDAELVERVWGHDLRVEGVVVEPLDGVDVLADRIAEFGTGSGRRLGVLVDHLVPGSKESRLVEAIRDENVLVTGHPYIDVWEAVRPEAVGIRAWPKIPRGTEWKQGICDALGWGQPFEGWQRVLSGVSSFRDLETPLIGAVERLIDFVTEPAEED
- the nikE gene encoding nickel ABC transporter ATP-binding protein NikE codes for the protein MTTPLLRLKDLNVTYAVGDQDVPAVRGVDLTLDPGGTLGVAGESGSGKSTVAMSVLRLLPRTAKITGEIVLDGEDVTAMKWGRLRAVRWAEASVVFQGAMHALNPVRKIGEQIAEPIRLHPPAGKTLTDAEVDARVAELLAQVDLPPGRAGAYPHELSGGQKQRVMIAMALACSPRLIIADEPTTALDVIVQAQVLALLSRLVAEQDIGLIMISHDLSVLAATCQRIAVMYDGEIVEEGPSAEVMGAPKHEHTRALAAAFPTVGDPVSRFAPATSSPLPPEPADRVPDGEPLLAAENLRVSFRDRTGKRIDAVAGVDLTVSRDEIVALVGQSGSGKTTLARTLLGLQKPDSGVVRYAGKPVPAGGAGLKAYRRQVQLVLQDPTSALNPAHTVYEAVAEGPRIHQLADERDVVHRALEAAELRPAEKYADRLPHQLSGGQRQRVVIAGALALEPSLLVADEPVASLDASVRGEILGLLLRLRRELGLAALVITHDLGLAWNIADRVAVMYRGELVETGTVEQVLLDPHHEYTKSLLAALPGGTAQRRTVET
- a CDS encoding DUF3090 domain-containing protein, encoding MSRVIHVFRQPDRFVAGTVGEPGDRTFYLQASEDVRTISVTIEKQQVVVLAERLSSLLEEVASRFGADVPDDVPEDLVDVDPLTVPVEEEFRVGTMGLGWDADSSAVVIELLAITEGEVDETVVLDDTEEGPDAVRVFLSPAAARAFAERADRVVNAGRKPCPLCGEPLDPAGHICPRQNGYRRETDAGED
- a CDS encoding ABC transporter permease, whose protein sequence is MTTAETPRQIAWHRRRASLARTWREFAAQRAALAGLILLGATVVVALLLPLISDQSGLDVTKATGQPLAPPTGDFWLGTDNFGRSVLLMTVWGSRISLLVGFSAALLSVVIGTLIGIAAAHFGGWVSATLLRFTDFFLVLPSLILAIALSAVLPKGVGTIIVAIGLTAWPSTARLVRAQTLTIESRPYIERAHALGGGHLHVIGKHVLPGVMPLVLANTTLVVGNAVIADATLSFLGVGDANSVSWGKVLEDALNNGAISRGAWWNVLPPGIAIVLVVLFFTLVGRGLETVLNPRLKK
- a CDS encoding SCO1664 family protein gives rise to the protein MAATPAAQPDPADPASRDLVTHGRIDVEGRLVDASNVTLFCAIELDGVTGRVVYKPVSGERPLWDFPDGTLAGREVATAIIADATGLGAIPPTVLRDGPFGPGMVQLWVETTEDDLVEVLPPADLPEGWRPVLHAHDRDGEPAVLAHADHPGLRDLAVLDIVVNNTDRKGGHLLPGVDGRVYGVDHGICLHTDPKLRTVLWGWIGEPVPPDTVEKLRKLRSELDGGLGETLAEHITGFEIRALAERTDLLLAEGIFPEPGDDWRAIPWPLF